The genomic interval CCGTCGCACGTTCAGCAAAAGTGAACTGATCCATAAAATGACCGCCAGTCTCCTTCGCAATCTGGTGTGAAACTGCGTATACTTCTGCAGGATGATCTACATAATGACACTTTCCGCCGTAGAATTCAATAGCCTGTATCTTATCCGGACTTGTTGATTTTGGCATAACCGCGATAAACGGCAATCCAAGCAATTTGGCAAAATAAGCTTCTGAAACCGCGGTAGATCCACTGGACGCTTCCACAATTGTAGTTCCTTCCTGAACCCAGCCATTACAAATAGCATACAAAAAAAGAGAGCGTGCTAACCTGTGTTTCAAACTACCGGATGGATGGGTCGATTCGTCTTTAAAATAAAAATCAATATCCGGAAATGATTGTAATTTCAAAAAGATCAGGTGTGTGTCTGCGGAACGCTGGTAATCGGCTTCAACCTTTGAAACTGCGCTACCGACCCAGGTATGCCTGGGATTTTGAAATGTTGTGTGGTTCATTAATGATGTTTGCTGACCAGGAATAACTTCCAAATCAATAATATATTATCGTTCGTATTTTCCCTTAGTTCCCTTAAAATAGGTTGTATTTATAACTCTACTACCAACCAGTCGTAAGCCAGTCTTACATGTGCAGGCAATTCGTTTTCAATATCTGCATGTTTACCTAATCTATGGCTCATATGTGTCAGATAAGCTTTCGGGATGTTTAATTTTTCAATCAGGGCAAGCGATTGAGATAAGGTTAAATGAGATAAATGTGGTTCTTTTTGCAGAGTATCCAACACCAGGACTTTTGACCCCTTAATCTTTTCCTGCTCATCATCCGAAATGTAACTCGTGTCTGTTATGTAAGTGAAATCTCCGACACGGTAGCCATATACACGGAGTTTGTAATGCATTACCTCAATAGGAATAAATGTTACCCCTTCAATATCAAAAGGCTTGTTTTCAATAGCATGCAATTCAAAATGTGGCACACCGGGATAACGGTGTTCGCTGAAAGCATAAGCAAATTCAATTTTGATCTGATCCAAAACCTCCTGCCGGCCATAAAGAGGAATATCAATCTGCTGCCGGTGATTAAAGGCACGGATGTCATCCAACCCTGCAGTATGATCCTTATGCTGATGGGTAAAAATAGCAGCATCCACTTCACGTACATGAGCACGAAGCATTTGCTGACGAAAATCAGGACCAGTATCAATAATGAATGATTTCCCGTCAACCTGTATCCAGATTGATGTACGTAATCTTTTGTCGCGTGGATCGGTAGAACGGCAAACGGCACAATCACAAGCAATAACGGGTATTCCTTGTGATGTGCCGGTTCCTAAAAAGTAATCTTCATTCGAGATTATTCTGTCAAATGCGCGACCACCTCAACAAGACGGTCGAAATTTAATGGTTTCATAAGCGCATCATCAAAGCCTGCTGCTTTAAAATCTTCGTCTGAATAATTTTTCGCATTACCTGTTATCGCTACAATTGGCGTTTTAGCTTTTTTAACGTCTGCAAGTTTACGGATGCTTTTTGCACATTCCATACCATCCATTACAGGCATGTTGATATCCAATAATATTATATCAAAATCTTCTTTTTCAAGAAGTTGTAACACTTGTTCTCCATTTTTCACGGAAGTAATTTCATAGTGCTGAAATTCCAGAATCTTCCTTGCCAGATTTTGAATTACTGAACTGTCTTCGGCAATGAGTACTCGCTTTGTGTATGACATATGATGAATCAAATATTGTGTTTAATAATTAGTAAGGTCAATTTATGCATATTTCAATCAGCAATACAAATCAGGATGCGTTGAAGTGCCAAAATTATCATAAAAAAGTAAATAAACATCCTATACATTTTCAAACATGCGTTTCAGATGTAAGTTTGCAATTCTTTTATCAATTCACCGAACTGCTATGTTTAAAAATAAAGTAATCCGATGGAGCACAATTCTGATGCTGATCGCAGTCCTGACCTATTTTTTTATTGAAAATTTTTCCAAATCCCAAGATCAGGATCTTGCCTCAACCAATCCGGAACAATATATCGCCAAAATAACCAAAGAACGAACGGCAAAAGATGAGCTTTTCAGAAACGGGCCGGATTCACCTATTACGGATAAAGAAAATTTTCATGGGCTGCATTATTTTAAAGTAAACCCAGAATTCCGGGTAAAAGCAAACATAACTCCATATACAAAGGATGATAAAGAATTGGTTATCAGATACACTGACAGCACTTCCGAAAAATACGAGCGTTATGGCTATGCGAATTTCACCATCAATGGGAAGGCCCATAAATTGCTTTTACTTAAAAACGAAGGAGTAATATCCGTTCTTTTCAAAGATGAAACCAATGGTCAGGAAACATATGGCGGCGGTAGGTATCTGGATTATCCGGTTTCCGAAATCAAAAACAATACGGTTGTTCTGGATTTTAATAACGCATATAATCCATACTGCGCTTATCAGCCTACTTATGCCTGTCCGGTACCACCATCGGAAAATACGCTTCCAATCGCTATTTGGGCAGGTGAACAAACCGAAGATGGTTCGCACTAATAATATTTATGTTACTAGAAACTTAGTTTGAACGAAACAAAAAGTTTTTGCTAATTCAACCCTTTCCGTGCTCATCAAACTTAAATCACTAATTTTGTAAAGTTTCACGAAAAGTAAAATAAGAAAATTAACACAGAGAGTACATAGGTTACTTATGGTTTAACTTCTTCCGAAGAATTTGTGTTAAGTGAGTACAAAAAGTAATTATCACCGTAATAATATCTTATCTATAGGAAAAGCGAAGTTATTAAAAGGTATCGTCCTGCTATTTTTCGCTGCTTTCTGAATTTTAAAATACCCGCATGAAAATTTCTTATAAGTGGTTAAAAGAATTAATTGAAATTACAGAAACTCCGGAGGAGATTGGCAATTTACTGACTGCTACCGGATTGGAAGTCGAAAATATTGAAGAAATTGAATCCATCAAAGGTGGATTAAATGGTGTTGTAATTGGTGAAGTCCTTACTTGTGAAAAACATCCAGAAGCAGACCGCCTGAAAGTCACCACTGTTGATGTTGGACTTGAACAGCCACTTGCCATAGTCTGCGGAGCGGCTAATGTTGCAGCCGGGCAAAAAGTAGTAGTTGCTTTGGTTGGTTCTGTGTTATACCCTACCGGAAGTGATCAGCCTTTGGTATTAAAGAAATCAAAAATCAGGGGTGCTTTGTCGGAAGGTATGATTTGTGCCGAAGACGAATTGGGGCTTGGCTCTTCTCACGATGGCATTTTGGTATTGGAAACGACTCTGCCAAACGGAACTCCGGCGTCCGAATATTTTGGTATTTCTTCTGATTATTTAATTGAAATCGGTTTGACTCCAAACCGGGCAGACGCCGCTTCGCATTTTGGTGTAGCCAGGGACCTGAAAGCCGTATTAGGACGTGCAATAAATTTACCATCAGTTGATAATTTTAAAATCGACAATCAGGCACTTCCCATTCAGGTGCGGGTTGAAAACGATGAAGCCTGCCCAAGATACGCCGGATTAACAATTTCAGGCTTAAAGGTTGGTAATTCGCCGGAATGGCTGAAACTTAAATTGCAAACAATCGGCATTCGTTCTATCAATAATATTGTCGATGTTACCAATTATATATGCCATGAGCTGGGGCAACCGATGCATGCTTTCGATGCTGCAAAAATTATCGGAAACGAGGTTGTAGTCAGGACTGTTACCGCTGGTACCGTTTTTAAAACCCTGGATAGTCTGGACAGAAAACTGACTGATGCTGACCTGATGATTTGCAATACTGAAAACCCCATGTGCATTGCTGGTGTATTTGGTGGATTTGATTCTGGCGTTACGGCTGAAACAACTGCTATATTTTTGGAATCAGCTTACTTTTCACCTGTTTGGGTGCGTCGTACTGCCCAGCGTTTTTCTCTTTAAGACGGATTCTTCTTTCCGCTTCGAACGTGGAACAGACCCTAACATGCCGTTATATGCGTTAAAAAGAGCGGCATTATTAATTCAGGAAGTGGCCGGTGGTGATGTATCGTCCGACATTACTGATATTTATCCAGCTCCGGCTGAAGATTTCCGGGTTAAAATGAGCTATCGGAATATTGACAGGCTTATAGGTAAGTCAATTGAGAAAACCCGGATTGAAACGATCCTTCTGGATTTGGATATTTCTATTGAAGATCGTGATGAAAAAGGTTTTACGGCGGTGGTACCTCCGTATCGCGTGGATGTGCAGCGCGAAGCCGATGTGATCGAAGAAATCCTACGCATTTATGGATTCAGTCAGGTTGAATTATCCGCTGCACTAAGCTCGGATTACATTTCCGATTTCCCGGTTAATGATCCTGAAAAGCTGCGTATGAGAGTTTCAGAACTATTGGCAGCTAATGGCTTCAATGAGATGATTAACAACTCTCTTACAAAACCTGAATACCAGGAATATTTGGGAGAAGAAGCGGTTGCAACTTCGGTGAAAATCCTGAACTATCTGAGCGAGGACCTTTCTGTGATGCGCCAGACCTTATTATTTTCCGGCTTAGAGGTAATTGCTTACAATAGCAACCGACGTCAGCGTGATCTCAAATTGTTTGAATTTGGAAAAACTTACCATCAGATTGAAGGTAAATACGTAGAAAAAGAAAGATTATCTGTATTTCTTTCGGGTAATATTCAAGAAGAAAGCTGGCTGGAAAAGTCCCGTGAAGTAACATTTCATGATCTTGCAGCAATGGTAAACCAGATATTATCTTCAATGAAAGTGCGGAATGTGGAAAAACAGGATGCTGCCGCTACTATTTTTCAATATGGCCAGACTCTCACTTTAAATCGTAAGCCAGTTGTTACATTTGGTTTATTAAAGCCTTTAATTGCTAAGAAAACAGACATTAAAGCATCAGTTTTTTATGCAGATTTTGACTGGGAGTATATTCTTAAACAATACAGTTCAGCGGTTAAATTTAATGAAGTCTCTAAATTTCCTGAGGTAAGAAGAGATCTTTCTCTGGTAGTTGACAAAAAAATCACTTTTGAAGAATTGCGTCAGATCGCGTACAAAACGGAAAAGCAGCTGCTCCGTTCAGTAAATGTATTTGATGTGTATGAAGGTGCAAATCTGGAAGGAAGAAAATCTTATTCTATCAGCTTTGTTTTACAGGACGATCAGCAAACTCTTACCGACAAAGTAATCGACAAATCCATGTCGAGGCTGATTTCTACGTATGAAAGAGAATTAAATGCCGTGATCAGAAAGTAAAAAATGAACAGGATCTGCCGTTAGTATTTGAAATGTACTAATTCCAAAAATCCAGGAATATCTTAAATAAGTGTTTTCTATTTCATTTTAAAATAATTTTTTAATAAAAAAGCAAGATTTAGTACTCACACTAAAAACGCAGGACAGATAAATGGAAAGAAGCAGTTCACGTTCAATAGAGCTTAAATTGACCGATTTGGAAAGAAAATTGGAAATTTTGATCAATACAAAAGAGAATCTAAGTTGGTCAGTCTCAGAATTGCAGCGTGAAAATGCTGAACTCCGCTTATCGAACATTAAACTAAAGGAAGAAGCTAAGGAAACAAAGAAAAAATACAGTACTTTAGAAAAAGACTTTAATAAGTCTAAAAGTTTCGCTAAAATTGTCTCCAGTAAACTGACACCAACGGGCGGATTAGCCGAACTGAAAGATTCAGTTGAACGATATATACAAGAGATCGATAAGTGCATAGAAATGCTTGAAGATACCTTATGAAAAAACATAATATACCTAATCCTGATGTCTCTGTCTTTATAAAACTGTTAGACAGGGGTTTCAAGCTGAGTGTACCGGCTGATCAGGAAAAATATTACAGGGAAGGTTATGAGCATTTCATGCAACGCGTAAAGCAGCATAAATCAAAGACAAACGGATACGATGATATTGAGGCAATTGGCCTTACTGCCATTGAATGCATGGTTGCATTACAGCGAATTCGTGAACAGATGGATGGGTTGGTTGAGGCATTTCAGGAAAGAATAGATAAACTTGATACCGCTGTTACCAATGCAATTGAAAGCTAAGCAAGTGTATTGTTCAGAATAAACCATATTTTGTAAAGCTTAATAAAATCTAATTAATCTTTGGTCTGAAAATCAGTCTTTTTAAAATCGTTCAGCGATAAAACTTTCGGCATTTAACGCTCAGGTAGTCGGCCAAACCCAACTATTTGTAAACATTACATAAAATGCCAGATTCATCCATTTTCATTGTCCTCTTATCCAGCATTATTGCTGTTGGTGTAGGGATATTCGCAGGTAAATATATTTTTCGGAAGTCTTACGATCAAAAAGAAAAAGAGGCCCAGGAACGCGCTGCTGATATTCTTCGCAACGCGGAACTTTCCGCTGAAAATATCAAAAAAGACCGTATTCTAGAAGCAAAAGAAAAGTATTTACGCCTTAAAACAGAGTTTGAAGAAGACGCGAACAAAAAAAGAGTGATCCTTCAAACTAACGAGCAAAAGCTTAAACAACGCGAGCAAACACTAAATCAGACAGTTGAGCAGAATAAGCGTAAGGAAAACGAGCTGGATGCGCTGAAAACTAATCTGTCGCAGCAGCTTGAAACGGCTACTAAAAAGCGTGAAGATGCCGAAAAGGCATTGCAACAACAGGTAGCCCAACTTGAAAAAATTGCTAATCTTACGGCAGACCAGGCACGTGAACAACTCGTAGATGCATTAAAAGCCGAAGCAGATACAAGAGCTGGCTCTTATGTAAAAAGTGCCATGGAAGAAGCCAGATTAACTGCAACTAAAGAAGCCAAAAAAATCGTAATTGAAACCATTCAGCGGACCGCTGCTGAACATGCCATTGAAAACTGTGTATCAGTTTTTAACATTGAAAATGATGATATCAAAGGCAAGATCATTGGACGGGAAGGCCGGAACATACGTGCCCTTGAAGCTGCAACAGGAGTTGAGATCATTGTTGATGATACACCGGAAGCAATTGTAATATCAGGATTTGATCCGGTAAGACGTGAAATAGCTCGCCTTGCACTACACCGTCTTGTACAGGATGGTCGTATCCATCCGGCTCGTATTGAAGAAGTTGTAGCCAAAACCCGTAAGAATATTGACGACGAAATTGTAGAAATCGGAGAACGTACAGTCATTGACATGGGCATACACGGATTACATCCTGAGCTCGTAAAAATGATTGGCCGTATGCGTTTCCGTTCATCTTACGGACAGAATTTGTTACAGCATTCGCGTGAAGTAGCAAAGCTTTGTGCAACTATGGCAGCCGAATTGGGGTTAAATACAAAACTGGCTAAACGGGCTGGTTTATTACACGATATTGGTAAAGTGTGGCCCGAAGAATCTGATCTGCCGCATGCTATTCTTGGGATGGAACTTGCTAAAAAATACAAGGAAAATCCGGAAGTCTGCAATGCGATCGGGGCTCACCACGATGAAATCGAAATGACCAGTATGCTCTCGCCCATCATTCAGGTTTGTGATGCAATTTCAGGCTCACGTCCCGGAGCGCGCCGTGAAATGATGGAGTCGTATATTCGACGTTTGCGTGACCTTGAGGCTATGGCTTTGTCCTTTGATGGCGTTGAAAAATGCTATGCGATACAGGCGGGAAGAGAATTACGTGTGATTATTGATGCAGACAATGTATCGGATGAAAAAGCAGGAATGCTTTCTTTTGACATTTCCCAGAAAATAGAAAAAGAAATGCAATATCCCGGACAGATAAAAATCACTGTTATCCGTGAAATGCGTTCAGTCGCATATGCGAGATAACCCAAACAAATATCAATGACATACTCAAAGCTTACAAGTTCAGAGCTGTTGCATATACAATCTCTTGGCGAACTAAAAAAAGCAGGTTATGAATCTCGTTCCATTAAACAGGAGTTGCGTGACAACCTGATAGAAAAGATTAAAAACAAGCAAAATATATTTCCGGGCATTTGGGGTTACGAAGAAACAGTAATTCCTGACGTTGAACGTGCAATATTATCCATGCACAATATCAATTTTCTCGGGCTTCGGGGACAAGCAAAAACCAGGATTGCAAGGATGATGGTAAATCTGCTGGACGAGTACATTCCGTACATCAAAGGCTCAGAATTACATGATGATCCATTGCTTCCATTAACGAGGTATTCAAAAGATATTCTTGAGCAATACGGAGACAATACGATTATTGAATGGCTGCACCGGGATGAAAGATACACCGAAAAACTTGCTACTCCCGATGTTTCTGTTGCCGATCTGATTGGTGATGTAGATCCTATTAAAGCTGCCACTTTAAAATTACCGTACTCAGACGAACGAGTTATTCATTATGGATTGATTCCACGTTCACACAGAGGAATATTTGTTATCAATGAGCTTCCCGATCTTCAGGCACGTATCCAGGTTGCTTTATTTAATATTTTGCAGGAAGGCGATATTCAGATCCGTGGATTTAAGCTTCGTTTACCTTTGGATATTCAGTTTATCTTTACGGCCAATCCGGAAGATTATACCAATCGCGGAAGTATTGTAACACCATTGAAAGACCGTATTGAAAGCCAGATCGTAACACATTATCCCAAAACGATCGAAACAGGCAAAAGAATTACAGAACAGGAAGCGGACGTTAAAAAAGAACAAAAAGAAGCTATTGTTGTCAATGAACTCATCAAAACGCTGATTGAACAAATTGCGTTTGAAGCGAGAGAAAGTGAATATGTAGACAGTAAAAGCGGCGTTTCTGCACGGTTAACTATTTCTGCATATGAAAGCCTGTTAAGTACTGCTGAAAGAAGATCTTTAATTAATTCGGAAGAATCGACCTATGTACGGATTTCGGATTTATACGGAGTCGTTTCCTCCATTTGCGGTAAAGTCGAGCTTGTATATGAAGGAGAAGTTGAGGGACCTGTAATTGTTGCTCAAAATCTGATCGGAAAAGCAATTCGCACGCAGTTTCTAAACTTTTTCCCTGATCCGGAAAAGTCTAAAAAGAGCAAAATTAATCCGTACGCCAAAGTTATAGAATGGTTTGGCGGTGGAAACGAAATGGAAATGATCGGCGATATGACTGATCGTGAATATGCGGCCAGGCTAAAAACCATCGACGGTCTGGATGATTTTGTTGATATGCTTAGTGCATATAGCAGTGAAAATGAAAAACTGTTTATGATGGAATTTGCACTGCACGGCATGGCCGAATTCTCTTTGATTGGAAAACAATCTTTGGATCAGGGTATGAAGTTTCAGGATTTGGTAAGCAGTATGTTCTCTGGGCCGGGAGACGAAGATTATGACTTTGATGACGATGATGATACAAAGCCATTTTAATAAATAAAATATCTTACAAATGTAAAATGCCACTGAAATTCAGTGGCATTTTACATTTATTCTATTTCTGAATTTATTCTGCTTCGCCTTCATCTTTGATGTTCGGCTCACTTGTATCAATCAGCAAATCCGGTTCATTATTTACCTTCCCGCGTACTTTTGCTTCCAGTTCATCCATTAGCTCAGGATTATCTTTAATAAGTGCTTTTACTGCATCACGTCCCTGTCCTAAACGATTACCGTCATAGCTGAACCATGAACCCGCTTTCTTAACGATTTCAAGCTCAACTGCAAGGTCAATAATTTCACCAACTTTGGAGATCCCTTCACCATACATAATATCAAACTCTACAACTTTGAACGGAGGGGCCACCTTATTTTTAACAACCTTCACACGAGTACGGTTACCAAGAATAGCATCTGCACTTTCCTTAATTTGTCCAACTCGGCGAATATCAAGCCTTACAGATGCATAATATTTCAATGCATTACCACCAGTTGTAGTTTCAGGATTACCAAACATTACACCGATTTTTTCACGAAGCTGGTTGATAAAGATACAGCAACATCCTGTTTTACTGATCACACCTGTTAGTTTACGTAATGCCTGTGACATCAAACGAGCCTGAAGACCCATTTTGCTATCTCCCATTTCGCCTTCCAATTCCGCACGTGGTACTAAAGCAGCCACAGAGTCAATCACAATAATATCCACTGCACCACTGCTTATAAGATGCTCAGTAATTTCAAGTGCCTGCTCACCACTATCTGGCTGGGATATCAAAAGGTTACTTGTATCAATACCTAATTTTTCTGCGTAAGCCCTGTCAAATGCGTGTTCTGCGTCAATAAATGCTGCAAGTCCGCCTCTCTTTTGCGCTTCGGCAATGCAATGCATAGACAAAGTGGTTTTACCAGATGATTCAGGGCCATAAATTTCAACGACACGGCCACGAGGTAAACCTCCTACCCCAAGAGCCAGATCCAATCCAAGTGATCCTGTTGAAATAACAGGGATATCCAATACCTTGGTATCACTCAAGCGCATTACTGTTCCTTTACCGTAAGTTTTGTCCAGTTTCTCGAGCGTAGTCTGAAGTGCCTTTAACTTGTTGTCCTTATCGGTTGTTGTTGCTGCTGCCATACTATAAGAAAAGTAGTTGATTTGTACAAAAATAGTGTTAAATAATAGCCAGAACCAAATATAACTGCTTCTGGTTGATATGTAAATTTAACCTTTTTCAGATACATTTGAAAGACATCCTTTTTGATTCGATGCCTGCCTTTCTACCTGATTAAAGTAATACAAAAATACTAAAAGATAATTTCAGTAACAAATAATTGATACAAATAATATCAATTATTTGTTACTGAAATCGAAAATTTAACAATAATAATTTAAAACAAAAACAACCTGGTTATCAGGTTGTCCCATAAACATTTTAGTTACATAAGGTAATTCCATCATTTCTGTGTGGTATTACATAATATCCATTCCCGAAACAATTCCTGGTGCAGCATTGAATATTGATTTAAACTATATGTAAATATTAAAACATGCAATACATTTGTTTAAGTAACAGCAGATAAACCAAGGGTAGTGTGTTAAAAAAAATATTGCTTGCAGTTGTAATCATCCTACTGATATCAGGACTCTACTACCGCGATTTGGTAAGCTATGGATGGATGCAGGCAAGAGGGCAAATCGGTATATTATTAAATGTGCAGGAGGTTCAGGAAGTGTTAAGTGATCCTGCTTTCCCGGATTCGCTTAAAGCACGGGTTCGTTTGATTGAAGAAATAAAGAAATTCGGTGTTGACTCATTAGGATTGACTCCTTCCAGATAACTATACTACCTTCTACAATCAGCATGGGAAACCGTTGATTTGGGTCATAACCGCATCGGACCGATATCGTATTAAAGCCTATCAATGGCAATTTCCAATTGTAGGAACATTTCCCTACAAAGGTTATTTTGACTCTACAAGAGCAGTAAGAGAAGAGAAAGTATTAATACAAAACGGATACGACACTGATATCGGCGAAGTATCAGCGTGGTCAACCCTGGGTTATCTGAAAGATCCTATCTTATCCAGTATGCTGCGACGAAAAGAAGGAAGCCTGGCCAATCTGATTCTGCACGAACTGACGCATGGAACACTTTTTGTAAAAAATAACCTCGAACTAAATGAAAATCTCGCAAGCTTTGTCGGGGATTTGGGAGCTATCCGTTTTTTGAAGCAAAAATATGGTCCTGAATCAAAAGAATTACGTATATACGAATATTCAAAGAAATATAACGATGCTTATTCGCAGCATATACTTAGAGGAATAGGTAAAATGGATAGCTTATACAGCACTTTTGGAAATAGTATGAAACCGGAACCGGGAAAAGATTCATTGAAGAAAAGTAGAATTTTAAAAATTCTTAATGATGCAGACACACTTCTGGGCAATAAAAAAACGTTGAAAGCCAACAGCTACTGGCATAACCATCCATTACCTAACAATGCCTTTTTTATCAGTTATCAGACTTATAAATCAAAACAAAACATTTTTCGAAATGAGTATGAAACCCGGTTTGGCAGAGATTTTAAGAAATACCTAGGTTATTTGAAACAAAAATACTCTTCTCTGTAATTATAAATATTTGGCATGAACAAAATACTCATCTCATTAATTGTCGTATCAGTTATTCTCTTTATTTCTTTTAAACAATTTGAATTGCACAGAGTTGTTCCTAACAGAAGTTTCGGATTTGGCGAAAAGGTTGAATACCGGGTTCACTATGGGTTTATTAATGCCGCTGAAGCGAAAGTAGAAGTAGATAAAAAAATCACCATGGTCAACAACAGGCCATGTTATAAAATAAATGTTTATGGACGCACTGTCGGCCCGTTTGATCTAATAACCAGAGTTCGCGATACCTGGCGTTCCTATATTGATACGTCCGCTATCCTTCCACATGCTTTTTACCAGAGCGTACAGGAGAATAAATACAGAAAAGAAGAGACAACTGTATTTAACCATGACAGGGATCAGGCCGTTTCGAGCAAAAAAGATGAGTCAAAAACTTACAACGTTCCTAATAATATACATGACATCGTTAGTGGTTATTTCTTCTTACGTACGCTCAATTTTGATAAAATAACAGAAGGTGAGGTAATAGAAGTACCTACATTTTTTGATGGAGAAATTTACAAATTAAAAATCCGGTATGTAGGAAAGGACGTGATCAAAACTAAATTCGGCAAAACAAGGGTTTTACGATTAAATCCGCTTATTCCCGATAATAAGCTATTTAAAGGTGAAGGTGCCATGCGTCTTTGGGTTTCGGATGATGCCAATAAAATCCCCCTGAAAGTGAAGGTAGAGTTAGTTATAGGATCTTTGGAAATGGATATAAAATCGTATAAAGGATTGCGGAAAGATCTTATCTGGTTTTAAGCAAAAGGTTTTTTCGAAAATGCTGGATTTGCTTCAATGGAAACGGGAGATCATTTTTTTGAATTTCAAAGAAAGGCTTCGTTTCCCCACCAAAACTTTTATAAAAATCAGAAACAGAATCTATTTCAGGGCTTTCAAAATCAAAATGCATATTACTTCCGGCGTTTCTTTCGAAGAATTTATTCAAAAGATAAGTTCTGCCATTTCCCTTTCGCCCTATTTCATCAGCCGCATTAAATAAGTAAACTGCTTTACTGCCTCTCTTGACAAACAATGCCCCGGCATGAATAACACCATCTGAAACTGCATACCAGATTTCAGCATAATTTTTAGAAATTAACTTCTGAGTTAACACTGTTAGAATTTGATATGCCTGAGAACTTACACCACTTCTGATTCTGTGTGCATGATGTTTCTCAAATAATTCAATCAATGGTAATAAATCTTCACTTCGTTCCATCGTCCATATAAATTCGCCCGCTTTCCTAAGATTTGATTTCCTATCTGTATTATATCCGTTTTGAATTACTTCAATGGAATTATTCAGTGAAAGCCAATAAGTATGATTTAATTTAAAATTGAGAGCAGGAAACTTGGGTAAAACAGCCA from Dyadobacter sp. NIV53 carries:
- a CDS encoding aminopeptidase, producing the protein MIWVITASDRYRIKAYQWQFPIVGTFPYKGYFDSTRAVREEKVLIQNGYDTDIGEVSAWSTLGYLKDPILSSMLRRKEGSLANLILHELTHGTLFVKNNLELNENLASFVGDLGAIRFLKQKYGPESKELRIYEYSKKYNDAYSQHILRGIGKMDSLYSTFGNSMKPEPGKDSLKKSRILKILNDADTLLGNKKTLKANSYWHNHPLPNNAFFISYQTYKSKQNIFRNEYETRFGRDFKKYLGYLKQKYSSL
- a CDS encoding GNAT family N-acetyltransferase — its product is MTPVLLTRSQINDRQWDELITCSRQSIIYGFSWYLDIVCEEWNAIVWPADDDFQIVMPLPIRNKCYINVIQQPFFCQYLGIFSRNELTEQQTIDFLTILSSHFSYISTYSFHPHNHSVILAVLPKFPALNFKLNHTYWLSLNNSIEVIQNGYNTDRKSNLRKAGEFIWTMERSEDLLPLIELFEKHHAHRIRSGVSSQAYQILTVLTQKLISKNYAEIWYAVSDGVIHAGALFVKRGSKAVYLFNAADEIGRKGNGRTYLLNKFFERNAGSNMHFDFESPEIDSVSDFYKSFGGETKPFFEIQKNDLPFPLKQIQHFRKNLLLKTR
- a CDS encoding DUF3108 domain-containing protein; translation: MNKILISLIVVSVILFISFKQFELHRVVPNRSFGFGEKVEYRVHYGFINAAEAKVEVDKKITMVNNRPCYKINVYGRTVGPFDLITRVRDTWRSYIDTSAILPHAFYQSVQENKYRKEETTVFNHDRDQAVSSKKDESKTYNVPNNIHDIVSGYFFLRTLNFDKITEGEVIEVPTFFDGEIYKLKIRYVGKDVIKTKFGKTRVLRLNPLIPDNKLFKGEGAMRLWVSDDANKIPLKVKVELVIGSLEMDIKSYKGLRKDLIWF